A single genomic interval of Pseudorasbora parva isolate DD20220531a chromosome 21, ASM2467924v1, whole genome shotgun sequence harbors:
- the cdk5r1b gene encoding cyclin-dependent kinase 5 activator 1b, whose product MGTVLSLSPSYRKAALFEDGPATVGHYTAVQNSKNAKDKNLKRHPFINVLPWKRIVAVSAKKKGSKKVQPNTNYQNNVSHLNNENLKKSQSCANLSSFTQDQSSPSNQGSKNSNNTASSVKKAPLSNSNIVPGTPKRVIVQASTSELLRCLGEFLCRRCYRLKHLSPTDPVLWLRSVDRSLLLQGWQDQGFITPANVVFVYMLCRDVVSSEVATEHELQAVLLTCLYLSYSYMGNEISYPLKPFLVETSKETFWDRCLSIINMMSAKMLQINSDPHYFTQVFADLKNESQKEEERSRLLIGLDR is encoded by the coding sequence ATGGGAACCGTGCTATCGCTTTCACCCAGCTACCGGAAGGCTGCTCTGTTCGAGGATGGCCCGGCCACCGTGGGCCACTACACGGCAGTTCAGAACAGCAAGAACGCCAAAGACAAGAACCTAAAACGGCACCCGTTTATCAACGTACTGCCGTGGAAGCGAATAGTAGCCGTCTCAGCCAAGAAAAAGGGTTCTAAGAAGGTGCAGCCTAACACCAACTACCAGAACAATGTTTCTCACCTCAACAATGAGAACCTCAAGAAGTCACAGTCATGTGCAAATCTCTCCTCCTTTACGCAGGACCAGTCGAGTCCATCAAACCAAGGCTCCAAAAACTCCAACAACACGGCTTCCTCTGTCAAGAAGGCCCCTCTTTCCAACTCCAACATTGTTCCTGGGACACCCAAGAGGGTGATCGTCCAAGCCTCCACCAGCGAGCTACTGCGCTGCCTGGGGGAGTTCCTCTGCAGGAGGTGCTATCGGCTCAAGCACCTTTCCCCCACCGACCCCGTGCTGTGGCTCCGCAGCGTGGACCGTTCTCTGCTGCTGCAGGGCTGGCAGGACCAGGGCTTCATCACCCCGGCCAACGTGGTTTTCGTCTACATGCTCTGCCGCGACGTGGTCTCCTCTGAGGTGGCCACGGAGCATGAGCTGCAGGCCGTGCTGCTGACCTGCCTCTACCTGTCTTACTCTTACATGGGCAATGAGATCTCATACCCTCTCAAGCCATTCCTGGTGGAGACCTCTAAGGAGACATTCTGGGACCGCTGTCTGTCCATCATCAACATGATGAGCGCCAAGATGTTGCAGATCAACTCGGATCCTCACTATTTCACCCAGGTCTTTGCAGACCTCAAAAACGAGAGCCAgaaggaggaggagaggagTCGTCTGCTCATCGGCCTGGACCGGTGA